The genomic region AAAACAAAGATGAAGAAGAATTAAAAATGGAGTTCATTCCTCCAGTTTTAATGTCTAATGGTCAAAAGAGAGTAGTTTTCTCCGCTGAGGAGGTTAAGAAGGGCGGTAGTGCTTTTTCTCTTCAATTATATGGGTATTTTATTGGAACTTCTATGGAATATAGGGTTGTTAATGCCCATCTAAGGAGAATGTGGCGAAGGTATGACCTTAAAGAAATCGTCAAAACAGCTGCAGGATTTTATTTATGCAAATTTAATAATGAAAAGGGTATGAAGGAGGTTCTTGAGAGTGGTCCATGGTTAGTTAATAATGTTCCTTTTTTCGTGAATCAGTGGGAACCTGGGGTTTGGCTTGAAAAAATTGAACCTGAAAAAGTTCCAATTTGGATTTGCATTCACAATATACCCATTGAACTATGGAGTGGCAGAAGTATAGGTAAACTAGTTAGTGGTATTGGTAGGCCTATGCTGATGGACAAAGTTACTTCAGAGAGATGTTTAAGTAAAAGTGGAAGACTAGGTTTTGCTAGAGTTTTGACTGAAGTCAATGCAGCTGATGACCTCCCTAGCTTTGTCGAATTTTCCTATCCTGTGATTGGTTCTTTTCCAGCCAAAGTGGGTAAACTTGAGGTGACTTATCAATGGAAACCGCCTTTATGCACTCATTGCAAAGTGTTTGGGCACTCttttaatacttgtaaaattaggccTAAAACAGAAGATGAAGTTTCAGAACAAGTGTTAAAAGACGCTTTGAAAAACAACAATGATGGTGAAACAGTTGATTTAAATAACCAGTGTGTTGAGGATGGCTCTAAAGTTGTTAGTAAGAAAGGAAGGGTATCTCATAAgttgaattttgataataataataaaagtcaatggCAGTCAACAGAAGCAAAAGGTATCAAGCAAAATGCAGTTAAGAATAATCATGGTATTAAAGACAATATTGCTATGGAGGAAACAAATTGGAATGTGGAGTCCCAGAAAAATAATCATGGTATTAAAGACAATATTGCTATGGAGGAAACAAATTGGAATGTGGAGTCCCAGAAAAATCGAAATCAGAATGTTTTAAGGAAAAGAGATAAAGGGAAGGGCATTGATGATGAAGGTAATAATAAGACATATTCCAAAGATAGAATTGAAACAAACAATCCTTTTTATGTATTAGTAGATGATGAGGGTAATGGTGATTGATGTTAAGTTTGTTAATACTGCTCCGAAATCAGGGTATTCTACATCTTGTTAGTCTCTTACTTTATATCTAGTATAGGTCATCGAGTTTCGCTCAAATTAGTGTTACTCATGTTGTAATCCTCGTTGTATCATTTCCTTGTCAATAAaattatcttgcttttcaaaaaaaagtcGTACATTTAATACCTTACGGATGTTAATTGGACAATTTCAATCATGATTTTGTTATCTCAAATCATGAATTACAGAAAATAAATTGTGACTTCAATAACGAAAACTACATAGTACAtagtataaacataattaattagaTATATTCAAATATAGTTGATGAAGTTATCGATTTCAAATTCAATATTATAGTCTACCTGACACCAGCACCGATAACCGCAACTCTCTTAGTAGCAGGTTCTGTAGCAGAAGAATGCAAATTGACATAAGTAACTATATATTCACTTGCAGTAGTAATTTATAATTGCAAATGCGACAGAAATGTAATAATCATGAAAGAAATGCAATTAGACGAGAGAGAAGAAAAACCCTAACTTTGGTTATCATCTGAAATTGGTGAAGTCATTGTTGTTGTTGGTTTGTCTCTGTGGGTGAACTCACCTGGAGGAATAAAAACTAGCTCGAGCTTAAGCGAAAAGGATAGGCTACTCAGTAACAGAAATGAAAGCTGTAATCTGAATGATTTTCTATTTCTATATACGGGGTACTTGTTTTTCCGAGTCGGATCAAGTTGAGTCGGGTGGGTTTGGTCGTATCTCGTCGTCTCGAATATCTTTTGACCTTTTGATCGGGGATGTGAAATTGAAGAAAATAATTTTTTACATTAGAAACTGTCAAAATACACTATTCGTTCACACAAACTCGTATATAATTTTTGTGCGAATACACTCACCCATTAACTTGGCTTCACACGACTTCGAGAATTCTACTTGGCCCGTGCTCTTTGATCGGTtttaaggtttcctcccgggcagcgatgggggcggggttattatcgctgcatcgacatagtcgaaacgggagatgatcgcaacaggtggtttagtccccctcggatgatcccaatcgctgttaaaaaaaaaaaaggggaggAAATGTGGCCATTTCTTTAGTTTTATCACCTACAAAATGATCCCCTCCTATGTTGGCAAAAAGTGTATACTTAACCGTTGGTTTTCTTTGCAAACCCACCAAACTAACTAAGATTCGGATACATGTTAAATATCTCCACCGAATAACCAGGTGAGACGGGAGAGGATCATCCCACTTTGTCGGGGTTGTAAAGACCCTAGATTGTAAGTCAATGGTCAGGAGTTGTAAAGAGTAAAGACCCTAGTTTGTAAGTCAATGAGTACCACTGAACTATTAGCTCATTGGTATCCTCTCCTATGTTATGTTTTATTATCTAGCGAATTAAACCCCATCTAGTTTTCTTATGTCCTGGTAACCTCCTTGTATGCTTCTTTTTTCCCACCGCAAGCAACTGTTATCGTTTTCTACTTCAACAATAATCCCTCGAAACAACCACATTCTACGTATGCCAATCTTAGCATAATATCCAGAAGCAAAACAGTCACAGTAATCATAGTGACCCTTTCCCATGATGGAATCgaggttaaaaaaaataaactcGTTGATGTCAACACAAAGTGCGTTATCAATTTGAAATTGCCATCACATAAGCAGTTGCTAGCTTTATTAGACCCTTAAAATAATCAGATTCACGCCAAAATGAACACATGTTATAGTAATTATCCCCAAAGTTAGGGCTGTAAACGAGCCGAGCAAGAGCCCGAACACTGTcaggctcgagctcggctcgtataAATTTCATTGAGATCGAGCTCGGCTCGTGTGATATATAACAAGCTCAAGCTCGTTAATCATATAATCTTATTTTTCTTTGTATAATTCAAATTTATTATATTTCATATTTTttgtttgtgtaatttttatccACATAAAGGTTTAGCGTTACTCTTCCAACTATTATtgatataatacataataatagtaattattataatttataattctatattatattatattatattataattatattatatattattaaaatattgaatattttgatgcaTATAAATGAAAAGTTCATTTAGACTCGCGAGATTCTTCGAGTTTGAGATATGAAGCTCGATCTCGAGCTAGTTCACTAAACGAGCTTGAAATAAAGTTCAAGCTCGGACTCGGTTCGTTTAGGCTCAGTTCTAATCGAGCTTTTAACGAGTCGAGCTCAAGTAGCTCGGCTGATTTACAGCCCTACCCAAAGTACACAACGAGCATAGTTTAAACTCAAGTAGAGTCGTTCGGAACTGAATCCAAATTCCAAATCAACAGAAATTGAAAACGGAGCATACCCAACTCTTCTGGTCTTTAAGGCTCGACCCTTAGTCGGCAGATAACAACATATACACATTATTTAAGGCTCTCAAAGCCCCTTTAACACATCAAATCAAATAACCTaatataagattttataaatcaatatatattcctGAATTTTATCTCCAGAAACTATTGTCCGTCAAACTTCAGTCAACGGATTTCGTGAAGCTCCTTAAACTTCTCTACAACTAATGACAAAAACATTGTAGATTAAATCGAACAAAACAAAGACAAAGTACCCATCCATGAAGCATAATGAATCATTGTCCTCAGCTTGAAGTGATTTCCTTTTCCTTGGCTTTGCATAAATCTTCAGCTGATTTGGTATACTTCTTTGTCATCTCTTCAATCTGCAAAAAGGCACAACAAGGATAATTAGATACGTATCAAAGAATGTCAAAATATGTAAGAGATTGCAAATGTCAAGGTTGCGAAAATCGCTAATCGGGGAGTATTCGTtcgggactttttagggagtactcgaAAACTCGGGGAGAACTCGAGAAGTACTagaatgttgaccaagtttgactttgaccgatatTAACCAATTTCCCATCTAATTCCCGAGTTTTGACTGATTTTCGAAAAATCCCGAGTTTGACCGAGTACTCGCCGAGTAATTCCAAATACTGCAACAACAAAAATGTATGTTTTTATAGGGTATCACCTCCTTTTCCAATCTTTTAGCTTCATCAGCTGAAAAACCTGCAACCGGTTTAGCTTTGCCCTTCCCTTTATCCTTCCCTTCCTTTTTGGGCAGAGATTTCTTTATCGAGTCCAAAGCCTGTACGAGAATTATGATCACTAATTTATCCCTATAACAATCTTTAAAAGCCATATAATCAAATTCTaacaatcaattattctttgaaaaGTTGAAGATATGAGTCAGACATTTAATACATTGCTTTTTCTTTCCTCTTTCTGAAAATTGACTCAGGATGGATGTATTTAACACGCTGCATTTTATTCAATAACTCATTATAGAATAACAAATGTTGAAATTAGGTAGACAGTCTGTTATGAACATACAAGAATCCTTCATAGCCATGAAAGATTCGAATCATACTGTATCATGTTCAACATATAGTAAAAAAGGTGAAAATTGTAAAATAACACAACCAAGGAAAAAAAAATAGATGACAATACCTTTTGTCGAGCTCTTCGGATTCTTTGCTTAAGATCTTCTGCAGACTTTGCTACCAGTTTGCAGACGGCCTAAGTATAGAACGTAAACTTTCATGATATTCTAAAGTGCTAAAGATTGTACTAAAAATAGCTttcaatataaaagataaaatcacCTGCATATTCTCTTTGGTCATGCTGATtgcaaagaaaagaaaaaaaaaaattagcagccAAGATAAAACTTAACCAGGCCAGTAAATTAAATTTCAGGTTTAAAATAAATTCTTACGGAGGAATAGCCgtaatcaaccgatctccatcggGCTTAGGATTCAAACCCAATGGTGATGAAACAATGGCTTTCTCAAGTTCTTTCAAGGCCTAGACAATTCAAAAACAATATCAAATCAAAAACTGCATTCACTAATCTAAATGATGATATATAGTCAATGCAAAAATGCCTAAACATTAGCTAAGTACACCCATCATATTGCTTACAATGCATATATAGTCACCAACATCATAAAACTTTTAACGTAAGAGAATTAGATAACTATACACCATACGATCAAGAGAACTAATATAAAGGCATATAAGCAAATGACTTCAAGTTACAAAAGAAGGTATAGAGAGCATTACACTTGGATTATATGGAGTTACTGACAGGGTTTTGGGATCTAAAACTGAAACAACAGCCATCCGACTCAACGGCATCTTCACACCCCCGCTTTCCACAATAATATGATCAAGCATTCCTACATAAAACAATATCACAAAAGATACAAAATTAACAAAGAAA from Rutidosis leptorrhynchoides isolate AG116_Rl617_1_P2 chromosome 9, CSIRO_AGI_Rlap_v1, whole genome shotgun sequence harbors:
- the LOC139867045 gene encoding uncharacterized protein isoform X1, which translates into the protein MAISIRRAIISFRKCNPLLQIPRRSSNFTAATYFLKTAVNPRSDLPNSPAIGFLYESRRHFAKSRKKWDEDDDGELANAETIEVVNIGPIIKATAISEMEAGIEAVSVELAKLRTGRASPGMLDHIIVESGGVKMPLSRMAVVSVLDPKTLSVTPYNPSALKELEKAIVSSPLGLNPKPDGDRLITAIPPMTKENMQAVCKLVAKSAEDLKQRIRRARQKALDSIKKSLPKKEGKDKGKGKAKPVAGFSADEAKRLEKEIEEMTKKYTKSAEDLCKAKEKEITSS
- the LOC139867045 gene encoding uncharacterized protein isoform X2, whose protein sequence is MAISIRRAIISFRKCNPLLQIPRRSSNFTAATYFLKTAVNPRSDLPNSPAIGFLYESRRHFAKSRKKWDEDDDGELANAETIEVVNIGPIIKATAISEMEAGIEAVSVELAKLRTGRASPGMLDHIIVESGGVKMPLSRMAVVSVLDPKTLSVTPYNPSALKELEKAIVSSPLGLNPKPDGDRLITAIPPMTKENMQAVCKLVAKSAEDLKQRIRRARQKRVKYIHPESIFRKRKEKAMY